From the Pseudomonas sp. SORT22 genome, one window contains:
- a CDS encoding TIGR02281 family clan AA aspartic protease → MSQPPGKRAGRVLLILAWAAGLFLATRFFGEWEQRQANPNAVVTSQHGEGYIEVQLAGNGQGHFVADGRINGQTVHFLLDTGATDVAIPEALAGKLGLERGAPVMLSTANGRTQGYRTRLDQLQLGDILLRNVRALVVPGLDGEQVLLGMSALKQLEFTQRGGTLLLRQNLK, encoded by the coding sequence GTGAGCCAGCCACCGGGCAAGCGTGCTGGCCGGGTACTGCTGATTCTGGCCTGGGCGGCTGGATTGTTCCTGGCCACGCGCTTTTTCGGCGAGTGGGAGCAGCGTCAGGCCAACCCCAATGCCGTGGTCACCTCGCAACACGGCGAGGGTTACATCGAAGTGCAACTGGCCGGCAACGGCCAGGGGCATTTCGTCGCCGATGGCCGGATCAACGGCCAGACGGTACATTTTCTGCTCGATACCGGGGCGACCGACGTGGCGATCCCCGAAGCCCTGGCTGGCAAGCTAGGCCTGGAGCGCGGCGCGCCGGTGATGTTGAGCACCGCCAATGGCCGCACCCAGGGCTACCGCACGCGCCTGGACCAGCTGCAGCTGGGCGATATCCTCCTGCGCAATGTGCGCGCGCTGGTGGTGCCGGGGCTCGATGGCGAACAGGTTTTACTGGGCATGAGTGCCCTGAAACAACTTGAATTTACCCAGCGTGGCGGCACCTTGCTGCTGCGCCAGAACCTGAAATGA
- a CDS encoding esterase-like activity of phytase family protein codes for MIRVALTAALALLTLPALAAPWPELKLVAEHPVEGMRGGNLSGLSECRGGLWAVSDRDDELLYRLDTSAAVWQAEALHMEVPPVPDSGLPWGLRSRTWAAAQVRGGELDFEGISCDAAGNHYLVSEAHAAVLQVPMEGAPNWLKIDPSMVRQARASGMLLHFNALFEGLAVSPAGDRIWLAAERERRGLLLINRQQTTWNCGNGCVLLSEAGVEMQPPQMPRPRPVSRDFADLALFNDKLFTLERNAYRICRRDAQTAKVERCWSFAADALAEPRRYSQPFGLAEALVIDDKGAWIGLDNNGATRQDGESRPIVWRFAAPAGGWSGKS; via the coding sequence TTGATACGTGTGGCCCTGACTGCGGCTCTGGCGCTGTTGACGCTTCCGGCACTGGCCGCGCCGTGGCCGGAGCTCAAGCTGGTCGCCGAACACCCGGTCGAGGGCATGCGTGGCGGCAATCTGTCTGGCCTGAGCGAATGCCGAGGCGGGCTGTGGGCGGTTTCCGACCGCGATGACGAGCTGCTTTACCGCCTGGATACCTCGGCTGCCGTCTGGCAAGCCGAAGCGCTGCACATGGAGGTACCGCCGGTACCGGACAGCGGTTTGCCCTGGGGCTTGCGCTCGCGCACCTGGGCTGCCGCGCAGGTGCGCGGCGGCGAGCTGGACTTCGAAGGCATCAGCTGTGATGCCGCCGGCAACCATTACCTGGTCAGTGAAGCCCATGCGGCCGTGCTGCAGGTACCAATGGAAGGCGCGCCCAACTGGCTGAAAATCGACCCGAGCATGGTCCGCCAGGCGCGGGCCAGCGGCATGTTGCTGCACTTCAATGCATTGTTCGAAGGCCTGGCGGTGAGCCCGGCCGGCGACCGTATCTGGCTGGCGGCCGAGCGCGAGCGCCGCGGCCTGCTGCTGATCAACCGCCAGCAGACCACCTGGAACTGTGGCAACGGCTGCGTGCTGCTCAGCGAAGCCGGGGTCGAGATGCAGCCGCCGCAGATGCCCAGGCCGCGCCCGGTGTCGCGCGACTTTGCCGACCTGGCCCTGTTCAACGACAAGCTCTTTACCCTGGAGCGCAACGCCTATCGCATTTGCCGGCGTGATGCGCAGACAGCCAAGGTCGAGCGATGCTGGTCGTTTGCCGCCGATGCCCTGGCCGAGCCCCGGCGTTACTCGCAGCCATTCGGCCTGGCCGAGGCGCTGGTGATCGATGACAAGGGCGCCTGGATTGGCCTGGACAACAACGGTGCGACCCGCCAGGACGGCGAATCGCGACCGATCGTCTGGCGCTTTGCCGCGCCGGCCGGCGGCTGGAGTGGCAAATCGTGA